A part of Anaeromyxobacter diazotrophicus genomic DNA contains:
- a CDS encoding DUF4476 domain-containing protein, translated as MKWIAAVALAATALTAWAQPAPELPGFTRPRELGPEPRPAPAYPAPAPAPARAALSIDYAQHPQGATLVAVRAPDGTPCRIADERGLVAEGGAPLTVRAHPGALYRVEILPPGRPPLTGEVAASAGQVATTWAAVPLLPAPPPPVAGPAPMDPDAFDGLLQSLGRGPEVRQLERVRAAARRNYFLVNQVLDLLDAFTFGSSKLRVLELTRDRILDREHERRILERFSFPPERERARQLLARG; from the coding sequence ATGAAATGGATCGCCGCCGTCGCCCTCGCCGCCACCGCCCTCACCGCCTGGGCCCAGCCCGCGCCCGAGCTGCCCGGCTTCACGCGCCCGCGCGAACTCGGCCCGGAGCCTCGCCCCGCGCCCGCCTACCCGGCACCAGCGCCCGCGCCGGCGCGGGCCGCCCTCTCGATCGACTACGCGCAGCATCCACAGGGCGCGACCCTGGTCGCGGTGCGCGCCCCTGACGGCACGCCGTGCCGCATCGCGGACGAGCGCGGGCTCGTCGCCGAGGGCGGCGCGCCCCTCACCGTGCGCGCTCACCCGGGAGCGCTCTACCGCGTCGAGATCCTCCCCCCCGGCCGCCCACCGCTCACCGGCGAGGTCGCCGCCAGCGCCGGCCAGGTGGCGACGACCTGGGCGGCCGTCCCGCTCCTGCCCGCCCCCCCGCCGCCGGTCGCGGGGCCGGCCCCCATGGACCCGGACGCGTTCGACGGCCTGCTGCAGTCGCTCGGGCGCGGCCCGGAGGTCCGCCAGCTCGAGCGCGTGAGGGCGGCCGCGCGCCGCAACTATTTCCTGGTGAATCAGGTGCTCGATCTCCTGGACGCGTTCACCTTCGGGAGCTCGAAGCTGAGGGTGCTCGAGCTCACCCGCGACCGGATCCTCGACCGCGAGCACGAGCGCCGCATCCTGGAGCGCTTCAGCTTCCCGCCGGAGCGCGAGCGCGCGCGGCAGCTCCTCGCCCGGGGCTGA
- the spoVG gene encoding septation regulator SpoVG, with protein sequence MEITEVRVFPVSEEKLKAYVTITLDHCFVVRDLKVIHGSTGLFVAMPAKRRKDGTFKDIAHPLNSETRERMEKVILAEYERELAKGEPRPTGTDAG encoded by the coding sequence ATGGAAATCACCGAGGTCCGGGTCTTCCCCGTCAGCGAGGAGAAGCTCAAGGCGTACGTGACCATCACGCTCGACCACTGCTTCGTGGTGCGCGATCTCAAGGTGATCCACGGCTCCACCGGCCTCTTCGTCGCCATGCCGGCCAAGCGGCGGAAGGACGGCACGTTCAAGGACATCGCCCACCCCCTCAACTCCGAGACGCGCGAGAGGATGGAGAAGGTGATCCTGGCCGAGTACGAGCGCGAGCTCGCGAAGGGCGAGCCCCGGCCCACCGGCACCGACGCGGGCTGA
- a CDS encoding aminotransferase class III-fold pyridoxal phosphate-dependent enzyme, with protein MATSMRHTFLCTGHTPRLTDVVRAENCRLWTSEGRRYLDLESGVWSTSLGHGHGAVTAAIEAQLHELVHTGYCYYHPVVDRAAAKLLDVTGIEGGKALFLASGSEAVELALAIAAEATGRRRFITLAGSYLGAYGMASRTAADQWIEVDWEGDEGLGDLPLEEAAAFVLEPGSSSGRVRFPPRALVEALARRVREAGGLVMANEVTTGLGRTGEWFGFNHYGLKPDLVAIGKGLGSGYPVSAVALGEVWRRVDLGHFHYAQSHQNDALGAAVALAVIEELERSRLVEKAREDGARLLAGLEAIGARHPVIREVRGRGLMLAVEFVPADGPSRALRVAEALFERGIILVRRPGLEILRLDPALTVAREDLDEFLSAFETVVGGLG; from the coding sequence ATGGCGACCTCGATGCGACACACCTTTCTATGCACGGGGCACACGCCCAGGCTCACGGACGTCGTCAGGGCCGAGAACTGCCGGCTCTGGACCTCGGAGGGGCGGCGCTACCTCGACCTCGAGTCCGGGGTGTGGTCGACCTCGCTCGGGCACGGGCACGGCGCGGTGACGGCCGCGATCGAGGCGCAGCTCCACGAGCTCGTGCACACGGGCTACTGCTACTACCACCCCGTCGTGGATCGCGCCGCGGCGAAGCTGCTGGACGTCACGGGCATCGAGGGCGGAAAGGCCCTCTTCCTGGCCTCGGGCAGCGAGGCGGTGGAGCTCGCCCTCGCGATCGCCGCCGAGGCGACGGGCCGGCGCAGGTTCATCACGCTCGCTGGGAGCTATCTGGGGGCCTACGGCATGGCCTCGAGGACCGCGGCCGACCAATGGATCGAGGTGGACTGGGAAGGGGACGAGGGCCTCGGGGACCTGCCTCTGGAAGAGGCGGCGGCCTTCGTGCTCGAGCCGGGGAGCTCGAGCGGCCGCGTCAGGTTCCCCCCGCGCGCGCTGGTCGAGGCGCTCGCGCGGCGCGTCCGCGAGGCAGGCGGACTCGTCATGGCCAACGAGGTCACCACGGGCCTGGGTCGCACGGGCGAGTGGTTCGGGTTCAACCACTACGGGCTGAAGCCAGACCTCGTCGCGATTGGAAAGGGGCTTGGATCCGGCTACCCGGTGAGCGCGGTGGCCCTCGGGGAGGTCTGGCGCCGCGTGGACCTGGGCCACTTCCACTACGCCCAGTCGCACCAGAACGACGCCCTCGGCGCGGCGGTGGCCCTGGCGGTCATCGAGGAGCTGGAGCGGAGCCGGCTCGTCGAGAAGGCGCGGGAGGACGGCGCCCGTCTGCTCGCGGGCCTCGAGGCGATCGGGGCGAGGCACCCCGTCATCCGCGAGGTCCGTGGTAGGGGCCTCATGCTGGCGGTCGAGTTCGTGCCTGCGGACGGTCCGTCCAGGGCTCTCCGGGTGGCGGAGGCCCTCTTCGAGCGCGGCATCATCCTGGTCCGCAGGCCGGGCCTGGAGATCCTCAGGCTCGACCCGGCCCTCACCGTCGCGCGGGAGGATCTCGACGAGTTCCTTTCCGCGTTCGAGACGGTCGTGGGTGGGCTCGGGTAG
- a CDS encoding carboxypeptidase M32, whose protein sequence is MPENAWELVAAGMADLRALQGAATLLTWDQETYLPKAGAEARGEQLSALQGLYHEKLTAPALGDAILAAEKALRAEGQPDEAGPERAGGMGGTPPADPPSSRHAALRALRFDRDRAVKVPARLVRELAREQSAALVAWREAREQDRFDRFAPHLERLLALRREQVQAIGVPAGGELYDVLLDGYEEGMRVARLEPLFQQLQGWLVPLVERLAARPPPPDPFAGRRFDPEQQWQLTLEVLAAMGFDLDAGRQDRSIHPFTLGLDPRDVRLTTHLHEEAPLSALFSTLHEGGHGLYEQGLPVAHRRTFLCAAASLGLHESQSRLWENLVGRSRPFWRWLLPRLQQRFPALAGVDPDAFHRAVNRVERTLIRTESDEVTYNLHVALRFELELGMLRGTLQVKDLPAAWDDGMQRLLGVRPHRAAEGVLQDIHWAWGELGYFPTYTVGNLYAASLFAAARTALPGLDGDLAAGRLLPLRDWLREHVHRHGRALPAEELVRRATGRGLQDGDFRAYLEAKYGALAP, encoded by the coding sequence ATGCCCGAGAACGCCTGGGAGCTCGTCGCGGCGGGGATGGCGGACCTGCGCGCGCTGCAGGGCGCCGCCACGCTCCTCACCTGGGATCAGGAGACCTACCTCCCGAAGGCCGGGGCCGAGGCGCGCGGCGAGCAGCTCTCCGCGCTGCAGGGGCTCTACCACGAGAAGCTCACCGCGCCGGCGCTGGGGGACGCGATCCTCGCGGCGGAAAAGGCGCTGCGAGCGGAGGGGCAGCCGGATGAGGCTGGCCCGGAGCGAGCGGGGGGCATGGGGGGGACGCCTCCGGCGGACCCCCCATCCTCGAGACACGCTGCGCTCCGCGCGCTCCGCTTCGACCGCGACCGCGCGGTGAAGGTCCCGGCCCGGCTCGTGCGCGAGCTGGCGCGGGAGCAGTCGGCCGCGCTCGTCGCGTGGCGCGAGGCGCGCGAGCAGGACCGGTTCGACCGCTTCGCGCCTCACCTCGAGCGGCTGCTGGCGCTCCGCCGGGAGCAGGTGCAGGCGATCGGCGTGCCGGCGGGCGGCGAGCTCTACGACGTGCTCCTCGACGGGTACGAGGAGGGGATGCGGGTGGCGCGGCTCGAGCCGCTCTTCCAGCAGCTCCAGGGCTGGCTCGTGCCGCTGGTCGAGCGCCTCGCCGCCCGGCCCCCGCCGCCGGACCCGTTCGCCGGGCGCCGCTTCGACCCCGAGCAGCAGTGGCAGCTCACGCTCGAGGTCCTCGCGGCCATGGGCTTCGACCTCGACGCCGGGCGCCAGGACCGCTCCATCCACCCCTTCACGCTCGGCCTCGACCCGCGCGACGTCCGGCTCACCACCCACCTCCACGAGGAGGCGCCGCTCTCGGCGCTCTTCTCCACGCTGCACGAGGGCGGGCACGGCCTCTACGAGCAGGGCCTGCCGGTGGCGCACCGGCGCACCTTCCTCTGCGCCGCCGCCTCGCTCGGCCTGCACGAGTCGCAGTCGCGGCTGTGGGAGAACCTGGTCGGCCGCTCGCGCCCGTTCTGGCGCTGGCTGCTGCCCCGCCTCCAGCAGCGCTTCCCGGCGCTGGCCGGGGTGGACCCGGACGCGTTCCACCGCGCCGTGAACCGGGTCGAGCGGACGCTCATCCGCACCGAGTCGGACGAGGTCACCTACAACCTCCACGTCGCGCTGCGCTTCGAGCTGGAGCTCGGGATGCTGCGCGGGACGCTCCAGGTGAAGGACCTCCCCGCCGCCTGGGACGACGGCATGCAGCGGCTGCTCGGGGTGCGCCCGCACCGCGCCGCCGAGGGCGTCCTGCAGGACATCCACTGGGCCTGGGGCGAGCTCGGCTACTTCCCGACCTACACCGTCGGCAACCTGTACGCGGCGAGCCTCTTCGCCGCCGCCCGCACCGCGCTGCCGGGGCTCGACGGCGACCTCGCGGCGGGGCGGCTCCTCCCGCTCCGCGACTGGCTGCGCGAGCACGTCCACCGGCACGGCCGGGCGCTGCCGGCGGAGGAGCTCGTCCGCCGCGCCACCGGGCGCGGCCTCCAGGACGGCGACTTCCGCGCCTACCTCGAGGCGAAGTACGGGGCCCTCGCGCCGTGA
- a CDS encoding ribose-phosphate pyrophosphokinase, translating into MSANGNGYKIFAGNSNLPLARAVCEQLERPLCKATVGRFSDGEIQVEIGENVRGADTFVIQSTCRDANQNLMELLVMIDALKRASAGSIVAVLPYYGYARQDRKVAPRTPITAKLVADLIETAGATRVVSMDMHAGQIQGFFNIPFDHLYAMPVLLDHLRRRFDGHTEDVVVVSPDAGGVERARAYSKRLGAGLGIVDKRRTRPNVAEVLNVIGDVSGKTAVLLDDMIDTAGTLTLAANALMDKGASRVVAYATHAVLSGPAVERIQKSPIEEIVVTDTIPLAEPARALTKIKQLPTARLFAEAVKRIHNADSLSSLFV; encoded by the coding sequence ATGTCCGCCAACGGGAACGGCTACAAGATCTTCGCCGGCAACTCGAACCTGCCGCTCGCGCGGGCGGTGTGCGAGCAGCTCGAGCGCCCGCTCTGCAAGGCGACGGTGGGCCGCTTCTCCGACGGGGAGATCCAGGTCGAGATCGGAGAGAACGTCCGCGGCGCCGACACCTTCGTCATCCAGTCGACCTGCCGCGACGCCAACCAGAACCTGATGGAGCTGCTCGTCATGATCGACGCGCTGAAGCGCGCGTCGGCCGGCTCCATCGTGGCCGTCCTGCCCTACTACGGCTACGCCCGGCAGGACCGGAAGGTGGCGCCGCGCACGCCCATCACCGCCAAGCTGGTCGCCGACCTCATCGAGACCGCCGGCGCCACCCGCGTCGTGTCGATGGACATGCACGCCGGGCAGATCCAGGGCTTCTTCAACATCCCCTTCGACCACCTCTACGCCATGCCGGTCCTGCTCGACCACCTGCGGCGGCGGTTCGACGGCCACACCGAGGACGTGGTGGTGGTCTCGCCGGACGCGGGCGGCGTGGAGCGGGCGCGCGCCTACTCGAAGCGGCTCGGCGCCGGCCTCGGCATCGTGGACAAGCGGCGCACCCGGCCCAACGTGGCCGAGGTCCTGAACGTCATCGGCGACGTGTCCGGCAAGACGGCGGTACTCCTCGACGACATGATCGACACCGCCGGGACGCTCACGCTGGCGGCCAACGCGCTCATGGACAAGGGCGCCTCGCGCGTCGTCGCCTACGCCACCCACGCCGTGCTCTCCGGCCCGGCGGTGGAGCGCATCCAGAAGAGCCCCATCGAGGAGATCGTGGTGACGGACACCATCCCGCTCGCCGAGCCGGCGCGGGCGCTCACCAAGATCAAGCAGCTCCCGACGGCGCGCCTCTTCGCGGAGGCGGTGAAGCGCATCCACAACGCCGACTCGCTGAGCTCCCTCTTCGTGTAA
- a CDS encoding esterase/lipase family protein, whose product MARRHHVVLVPGFFGFANLGDFAYFAHVRDLLGEAGPPLGLEGEVRVVHTEPTASLPRRAALLAEAVSALLDERDGEVTLVGHSSGGLDARLLVEPGVALPTSADVERCARRVRAVVTISTPHHGTPLAHLFGSLLGQQLLSLLSLATIHALRTGRLPLAVALRLARVLRRPGAKPQGVLDQLFLQLLADFSGARRRAVEQFFDAVRCDQALVEQITPAGMDLFNTSTHARDGVRYGCVVSRGRPPGLRSLARAGLDPYAQATHALYLALYRFASRTPRDRQLRLTAEQAAALRVAYGRIPDAAANDGIVPTLSQVWGDVIAAVWADHHDVIGHFHQPTHVPPHFDWVASGTGFARPHFEATWRAVAAYAAASVP is encoded by the coding sequence GTGGCGCGCCGCCACCACGTCGTCCTCGTCCCGGGGTTCTTCGGGTTCGCGAACCTCGGCGACTTCGCCTACTTCGCGCACGTCCGCGACCTGCTCGGCGAGGCGGGGCCGCCGCTCGGGCTCGAGGGCGAGGTGCGGGTGGTGCACACCGAGCCCACCGCCTCGCTGCCGCGCCGGGCCGCGCTCCTCGCCGAGGCGGTGTCGGCGCTGCTCGACGAGCGCGACGGCGAGGTGACGCTGGTGGGCCACTCGAGCGGCGGGCTCGACGCGCGGCTCCTGGTCGAGCCGGGCGTGGCGCTCCCCACCTCCGCGGACGTGGAGCGCTGCGCGCGCCGCGTGCGGGCGGTGGTCACCATCTCCACCCCGCACCACGGCACGCCGCTCGCGCACCTCTTCGGCAGCCTGCTCGGGCAGCAGCTCCTGTCCTTGCTCTCGCTCGCCACCATCCACGCCCTGCGCACCGGGCGGCTCCCGCTGGCGGTGGCGCTGCGGCTGGCGCGCGTCCTGCGGCGGCCGGGCGCGAAGCCGCAGGGCGTCCTCGACCAGCTCTTCCTGCAGCTCCTGGCCGACTTCTCCGGCGCGCGCCGCCGCGCCGTCGAGCAGTTCTTCGACGCGGTCCGCTGCGACCAGGCGCTCGTCGAGCAGATCACGCCCGCCGGGATGGACCTCTTCAACACCTCCACCCACGCCCGCGACGGCGTGCGCTACGGCTGCGTGGTGAGCCGCGGCCGCCCGCCCGGGCTGCGCTCGCTGGCGCGCGCCGGGCTCGACCCCTACGCGCAGGCCACCCACGCGCTCTACCTTGCGCTCTACCGCTTCGCCTCCCGCACCCCGCGCGACCGGCAGCTCCGGCTCACCGCCGAGCAGGCGGCCGCCCTGCGCGTCGCCTACGGTCGCATCCCCGACGCCGCGGCGAACGACGGCATCGTCCCCACGCTCTCCCAGGTCTGGGGCGACGTGATCGCGGCGGTGTGGGCCGACCACCACGACGTGATCGGGCACTTCCACCAGCCCACCCACGTCCCGCCGCACTTCGACTGGGTCGCCTCGGGGACCGGCTTCGCCCGGCCCCACTTCGAGGCGACCTGGCGGGCGGTGGCGGCCTACGCCGCGGCCTCCGTCCCCTGA
- a CDS encoding M13 family metallopeptidase → MTARPPLAALALAAALHAPSARAAGEAPLTRLPYTPGLDPAAMDRAADPCVDFYAFACGGWLAKNPIPPDESRWGVYGKLAHENRQLLWGLLEEAARPGPSRGDAARQAGDYFAACMDEGAVERAGAAPLEAELRQVRALRSKRSLAALLGRLQPSLGDELAFDLSSEQDMKDATRVLAVLSAGGLGLPDRDYYLKDDARSEEIRARYASYLEGLLRLAGEPPEAARAGARTALRLETALARAALSRVDKRDPYRVYHRLGLGQLQALTPSFDWRAYLAAAGAPRLRVFNVTEPAFFLELEARLAEEPLEAWRTYLVARLADARAPYLSRPFQEAHFAFHGAFLEGVKEDRARWKKCVAWVDRDLGEALGQLFVARAFAPAVKAQVEDLTRRVERAMARRIAESPWMTPATQRAALAKLALLRNKIGYPARWRDYRRLRLDRGDFFGNVARTGRFETARQLAKVGRPVDREAWDMTAPTVNAYYNPQLNDMNFPAGVLLPPLWDPSLDLAPGYGNTGGTIGHELTHAFDDEGRQFDGRGNLRGWWTPEDAAEFERRTACLVEQFGRYPAVDEVKVNSRLTVGEDVADLGGTTLAYLAWQEATRGQPLAPRDGLTPAQRFFVGNAQWACENETDEAKRVHAVTDAHSPPRWRVNGLFANMPEFREAFACRAGQPMAPEHVCRVW, encoded by the coding sequence GTGACCGCCCGCCCCCCCCTCGCGGCGCTGGCGCTCGCCGCCGCGCTCCACGCTCCGTCCGCGCGCGCCGCCGGCGAGGCGCCGCTCACCCGCCTCCCCTACACACCCGGCCTCGACCCGGCGGCGATGGACCGCGCCGCCGACCCGTGCGTGGACTTCTACGCCTTCGCCTGCGGCGGCTGGCTGGCGAAGAACCCCATCCCGCCCGACGAGTCGCGCTGGGGCGTCTACGGCAAGCTCGCGCACGAGAACCGGCAGCTCCTGTGGGGGCTGCTCGAGGAGGCGGCGCGGCCCGGCCCCTCGCGCGGCGACGCCGCGCGGCAGGCGGGCGATTACTTCGCCGCCTGCATGGACGAGGGGGCGGTGGAGCGCGCCGGCGCGGCGCCGCTCGAGGCGGAGCTGCGCCAGGTGCGCGCGCTCCGCTCGAAGCGGTCGCTGGCGGCGCTCCTCGGCCGGCTGCAACCGTCGCTCGGGGACGAGCTCGCCTTCGACCTCTCCAGCGAGCAGGACATGAAGGACGCGACGCGGGTGCTGGCGGTGCTCTCCGCCGGCGGGCTGGGCCTTCCGGACCGCGACTACTACCTCAAGGACGACGCGCGCTCGGAGGAGATCCGAGCCCGCTACGCCAGCTACCTGGAGGGCCTCCTGCGCCTCGCCGGGGAGCCGCCCGAGGCGGCGCGGGCGGGCGCGCGGACCGCCCTGCGGCTCGAGACGGCGCTCGCCCGCGCCGCCCTGAGCCGCGTCGACAAGCGCGATCCGTACCGCGTCTACCACCGGCTCGGCCTCGGCCAGCTGCAGGCGCTCACCCCGTCCTTCGACTGGCGGGCCTACCTCGCCGCCGCCGGCGCGCCGCGCCTGCGGGTCTTCAACGTGACCGAGCCCGCCTTCTTCCTCGAGCTCGAGGCGCGCCTCGCCGAGGAGCCGCTCGAGGCCTGGCGCACCTACCTGGTGGCGCGCCTCGCCGACGCGCGCGCGCCCTACCTCTCGCGCCCGTTCCAGGAGGCGCACTTCGCGTTCCACGGGGCGTTCCTGGAGGGGGTGAAGGAGGACCGCGCGCGCTGGAAGAAGTGCGTGGCGTGGGTGGACCGCGACCTCGGCGAGGCGCTCGGGCAGCTCTTCGTGGCGCGCGCCTTCGCGCCGGCGGTGAAGGCGCAGGTGGAGGACCTGACCCGGCGGGTGGAGCGCGCCATGGCGCGGCGCATCGCCGAGAGCCCCTGGATGACGCCCGCCACGCAGCGGGCGGCGCTCGCGAAGCTCGCGCTCCTGCGGAACAAGATCGGCTACCCGGCGCGCTGGCGCGACTACCGGCGGCTGCGCCTCGACCGCGGCGACTTCTTCGGCAACGTGGCGCGCACCGGGCGCTTCGAGACGGCGCGCCAGCTCGCCAAGGTGGGGCGGCCGGTGGACCGCGAGGCCTGGGACATGACCGCACCGACCGTGAACGCCTACTACAACCCGCAGCTCAACGACATGAACTTCCCGGCCGGCGTGCTCTTGCCGCCCCTGTGGGATCCGTCGCTCGATCTGGCCCCCGGCTACGGCAACACCGGCGGCACCATCGGGCACGAGCTCACCCACGCCTTCGACGACGAGGGGCGGCAGTTCGACGGGCGCGGCAACCTGCGCGGCTGGTGGACGCCCGAGGACGCGGCCGAGTTCGAGCGCCGGACCGCCTGCTTGGTGGAGCAGTTCGGCCGCTATCCGGCGGTGGACGAGGTGAAGGTGAACTCGCGGCTCACGGTGGGCGAGGACGTGGCCGACCTGGGCGGCACCACGCTCGCGTACCTGGCCTGGCAGGAGGCCACCCGCGGCCAGCCGCTCGCGCCGCGCGACGGGCTCACACCCGCCCAGCGCTTCTTCGTGGGCAACGCGCAGTGGGCCTGCGAGAACGAGACCGACGAGGCGAAGCGGGTCCACGCGGTGACCGACGCGCACTCGCCGCCGCGCTGGCGCGTGAACGGCCTCTTCGCCAACATGCCCGAGTTCCGCGAGGCGTTCGCCTGCCGCGCCGGGCAGCCCATGGCGCCCGAGCACGTCTGCCGGGTCTGGTGA
- the ispE gene encoding 4-(cytidine 5'-diphospho)-2-C-methyl-D-erythritol kinase: protein MATELYRVRAPAKVNLVLRVGPPREDGYHDLATLMVPLDLADRIEVRLSRGRRGPVTCRVPGRPELDGPSNLAARAAEAFRGRFGVADAVALTVEKRVPVTAGLGGGSSDAAAVLRALARAYGVRDRQALAEAGLAVGSDVPFFLGSGPAWAAGRGERLAPAIVPPLDLVLLYPEDPRLAIRAGEAYRWLDAARQGAAVRKPLARRGSFRPAHAENDLQEPCFERHPALRALAGRLVGQGAKAAIMSGSGPTVFGIFEDRAAARRAALAAGEGAGQHVEVHVVRTLVRHPGVLRWKSPRSGSSPSARRSSRRT from the coding sequence ATGGCCACCGAGCTCTACCGCGTCCGCGCCCCCGCCAAGGTGAACCTCGTCCTGCGGGTCGGGCCGCCCCGGGAGGACGGCTACCACGACCTCGCGACGCTCATGGTGCCGCTCGACCTGGCCGACCGGATCGAGGTCCGGCTCTCGCGCGGCCGGCGCGGGCCCGTCACCTGCCGCGTGCCGGGCCGCCCCGAGCTCGACGGACCGTCGAACCTGGCCGCGCGCGCCGCCGAGGCGTTCCGGGGCCGCTTCGGCGTCGCCGACGCGGTCGCCCTCACCGTCGAGAAGCGCGTCCCGGTGACCGCCGGCCTGGGCGGCGGCAGCTCGGACGCCGCGGCGGTGCTGCGCGCGCTCGCCCGCGCCTACGGGGTGCGCGACCGGCAGGCGCTCGCGGAGGCCGGGCTCGCGGTGGGCTCGGACGTGCCGTTCTTCCTCGGGAGCGGGCCGGCCTGGGCGGCCGGGCGCGGCGAGCGGCTCGCGCCGGCCATCGTGCCGCCGCTCGACCTCGTGCTGCTCTACCCGGAGGACCCCCGCCTGGCCATCCGTGCGGGGGAGGCCTACCGCTGGCTCGACGCGGCGCGCCAGGGGGCGGCCGTCCGGAAACCGCTGGCGCGGCGCGGCTCCTTTCGGCCGGCGCACGCCGAGAACGACCTGCAGGAGCCCTGCTTCGAGCGCCACCCGGCGCTCCGGGCGCTGGCGGGGCGCCTTGTAGGACAGGGGGCGAAGGCGGCTATAATGTCGGGAAGCGGCCCGACGGTGTTCGGGATCTTCGAGGACCGCGCGGCCGCTCGCCGCGCGGCGCTGGCCGCGGGGGAAGGGGCAGGGCAGCACGTCGAGGTTCACGTGGTCCGCACCTTGGTACGGCATCCGGGGGTCCTTCGATGGAAATCACCGAGGTCCGGGTCTTCCCCGTCAGCGAGGAGAAGCTCAAGGCGTACGTGA
- a CDS encoding uracil phosphoribosyltransferase — MPDRLYENIPFRHSEIEHRYGPNVHILSNPYLLSQLAQLCAKDTIQPAINRLVVDIYGRLLEDVMNAEFPRVVRDVATRMIDVTPAGVFHGEVLDRSVRAVTVNIARAGAIPSQTVYDLLNVALDPRGVRQDHIIMSRMLGENEEVVGAGIGGMKIGGDVADAFLLFPDPMGATGSSLSEAISTYKKKVPGTPRRIINIHLIVTPEYLRRMTADHPDVEVYAVRLDRGLSAPDVMATVPGTRWAEERGLTDHQYIVPGGGGFGEIMNNAYV; from the coding sequence GTGCCCGACCGCCTCTACGAAAACATCCCGTTCCGCCACTCGGAGATCGAGCACCGGTACGGGCCCAACGTCCACATCCTTTCGAACCCTTACCTCCTCTCGCAGCTCGCCCAGCTCTGCGCCAAGGACACCATCCAGCCCGCCATCAACCGGCTGGTGGTGGACATCTACGGGCGGCTGCTCGAGGACGTGATGAACGCGGAGTTCCCGCGCGTCGTCCGCGACGTCGCCACCCGCATGATCGACGTGACCCCCGCCGGCGTGTTCCACGGCGAGGTGCTCGATCGCTCGGTCCGGGCGGTGACGGTCAACATCGCCCGCGCCGGGGCCATCCCGTCGCAGACGGTCTACGACCTCCTCAACGTGGCGCTCGACCCGCGCGGCGTGCGGCAGGACCACATCATCATGAGCCGCATGCTGGGCGAGAACGAGGAGGTGGTGGGGGCCGGCATCGGCGGCATGAAGATCGGCGGCGACGTCGCGGACGCCTTCCTGCTCTTCCCGGACCCCATGGGCGCGACCGGCAGCTCGCTCTCCGAGGCCATCTCCACCTACAAGAAGAAGGTGCCCGGGACGCCGCGCCGGATCATCAACATCCACCTCATCGTCACCCCCGAGTACCTGCGGCGGATGACGGCCGACCACCCGGACGTCGAGGTCTACGCGGTGCGGCTCGACCGCGGCCTCTCGGCGCCCGACGTCATGGCCACCGTCCCCGGCACGCGCTGGGCCGAGGAGCGCGGCCTCACCGACCACCAGTACATCGTGCCGGGCGGCGGCGGGTTCGGCGAGATCATGAACAACGCCTATGTCTAG
- the hpt gene encoding hypoxanthine phosphoribosyltransferase produces MSRLGGEKVEVLLSEAQLAARIAELGARISADYAGQPLTLVGVLKGSFMFLADLARAIDLPLKVDFIGTTSYQGTKSSGVVRITNDLSRPIDGEHILLVEDIVDTGLTMQYLLENLATRHPASVKVCALLEKPARAKVQVPIAYKGFSIPDEFVIGYGLDWDGRFRNLPFLGVVKP; encoded by the coding sequence ATGTCTAGGCTCGGGGGCGAGAAGGTCGAGGTCCTGCTCTCGGAGGCGCAGCTCGCCGCGCGCATCGCGGAGCTGGGCGCCCGCATCAGCGCCGACTACGCCGGCCAGCCGCTCACGCTGGTGGGCGTGCTGAAGGGCAGCTTCATGTTCCTGGCCGACCTGGCGCGCGCCATCGACCTGCCGCTCAAGGTGGACTTCATCGGCACCACCTCGTACCAGGGCACGAAGTCGAGCGGCGTGGTGCGCATCACGAACGACCTGTCGCGGCCCATCGACGGCGAGCACATCCTGCTCGTCGAGGACATCGTCGACACCGGGCTCACCATGCAGTACCTGCTCGAGAACCTCGCCACCCGGCACCCGGCCAGCGTGAAGGTGTGCGCGCTGCTCGAGAAGCCGGCCCGCGCCAAGGTGCAGGTGCCCATCGCGTACAAGGGCTTCTCCATCCCCGACGAGTTCGTGATCGGCTACGGGCTCGACTGGGACGGGCGCTTCCGCAACCTCCCCTTCCTCGGGGTCGTGAAGCCATGA